From a region of the Burkholderia lata genome:
- a CDS encoding Crp/Fnr family transcriptional regulator codes for MTHQAPEAVAYANGMIELSHSFDANRFLAAIDRDELATLVPHLQLVHLKSGQVLCEPGEMLAAVYLPVTTAISLQYVSSGGMTLEVAEIGSESVVCDDVIGGSGRMPCRAVACRDGFVYRLDRRVFAAAFDASPVIRHLVFVCVRLLMAQVSQITFCSRHHVLKHQLCRWFLLAYDRTRSIEIQVTHSMLAQMLGVRRETVTDAAGEIQKLGLIRQYRSSIELADLNGLEKMSCGCRAIVRDEMKRILSADSGVPAASRA; via the coding sequence GTGACTCACCAGGCCCCTGAAGCCGTTGCGTACGCGAACGGCATGATCGAGCTTTCCCACAGCTTCGATGCGAACCGCTTTCTCGCGGCCATCGACCGCGACGAGCTCGCGACGCTGGTCCCCCACCTTCAACTCGTCCACCTGAAATCCGGGCAAGTGCTCTGCGAGCCCGGTGAAATGCTCGCCGCGGTCTACCTGCCCGTCACGACCGCGATTTCGCTGCAGTACGTGTCGTCCGGCGGCATGACGCTGGAAGTCGCGGAGATCGGCAGCGAGAGCGTGGTGTGCGACGACGTGATCGGCGGCAGCGGCCGGATGCCCTGCCGCGCCGTGGCCTGCCGCGACGGCTTCGTCTACCGGCTCGACCGGCGTGTGTTCGCCGCGGCGTTCGACGCATCGCCGGTGATCCGCCATCTCGTGTTCGTGTGCGTGCGGCTGCTGATGGCGCAGGTCTCGCAGATCACGTTCTGCAGCCGACATCACGTGCTCAAACATCAGTTATGCAGATGGTTCCTGCTCGCGTACGACCGGACCCGCAGCATCGAGATCCAGGTGACGCACAGCATGCTGGCGCAAATGCTCGGCGTGCGGCGCGAAACGGTCACCGATGCCGCTGGCGAAATCCAGAAGCTGGGCCTGATCCGGCAATACCGGAGTTCGATCGAGCTCGCCGACCTCAATGGCCTCGAAAAAATGTCGTGCGGCTGCCGCGCGATCGTGCGCGACGAGATGAAGCGCATCCTGTCGGCCGATTCGGGCGTGCCGGCCGCGTCGCGGGCCTGA
- a CDS encoding acyl carrier protein, with product MKNEIRTILKHVAHLEAAIDSIGDGDDLYEAGLSSLDTIQLMLAIERQFNIEIPDEMLNRNLFRSIDALADTITTLQRTEHSA from the coding sequence GTGAAAAACGAAATCAGAACCATCCTGAAGCACGTCGCCCATCTCGAAGCCGCGATCGATTCGATCGGCGACGGGGACGACCTCTACGAAGCGGGCCTTTCGTCACTCGACACGATCCAGCTGATGCTCGCGATCGAGAGGCAATTCAACATCGAGATTCCCGACGAGATGCTGAACCGCAACCTGTTCCGCAGCATCGACGCGCTCGCGGACACCATCACCACGCTGCAACGCACCGAGCATTCGGCATGA
- a CDS encoding acyl-CoA dehydrogenase family protein — MSALLPELAADSDSRRLDEAAHAVAQIAAQHADAVDRDARCPVEAIEAMRARRLLGAMVPTHLGGAGASLEDIASACSILGQACASSAMVFAMHQIQVACIVDHALDQGWHKLFLQQLVRHQWLLASATSEDGVGGNLRASQCALEINGGEFRLRKSAPTISYGDYADGILATARRDADAPASEQVLVTLLRDGYTLTRRGEWDTLGMRGTCSNGFELDAQGAAVQCLPVPFAKIAEETMVPVSHILWAAVWIGVAGDAFHRAHQFFRAQARQTDGAPSPASRRIAESLALMQAMQARVDNVLRLHANPASRSWSAGMARAAEINTLKTYVSTTALEVAHQAMMICGMAGYKQGTPFSIGRHIRDLHAAPLMISNDRIAINTSNLLLALRPATLEKHT; from the coding sequence ATGAGCGCGCTGCTTCCCGAACTCGCGGCCGACAGCGATTCGCGTCGGCTCGACGAGGCCGCGCATGCCGTCGCGCAGATCGCCGCGCAGCACGCGGACGCGGTCGACCGCGACGCGCGCTGCCCCGTCGAGGCGATCGAAGCGATGCGCGCGCGCCGCCTGCTCGGCGCGATGGTGCCGACCCATCTCGGCGGCGCAGGCGCGTCGCTGGAAGACATCGCGTCGGCCTGTTCGATTCTCGGCCAGGCCTGTGCGTCGTCGGCGATGGTGTTCGCGATGCACCAGATCCAGGTTGCCTGCATTGTCGACCACGCCCTCGACCAGGGCTGGCACAAGCTGTTCCTGCAGCAGCTCGTGCGCCACCAGTGGCTGCTCGCATCGGCCACGTCGGAAGACGGCGTAGGCGGCAACCTGCGTGCGAGCCAGTGCGCGCTGGAAATCAACGGCGGCGAGTTCCGGCTGCGCAAGTCCGCGCCGACGATCTCGTATGGCGACTATGCGGACGGCATCCTCGCGACCGCACGACGCGATGCGGACGCGCCCGCTTCCGAGCAGGTACTCGTCACGCTGCTGCGCGACGGCTACACGCTCACGCGCCGCGGCGAATGGGACACGCTCGGGATGCGCGGCACCTGCAGCAACGGTTTCGAGCTCGATGCGCAAGGCGCCGCCGTCCAGTGCCTGCCGGTGCCGTTCGCGAAGATCGCCGAAGAAACGATGGTGCCGGTGTCGCACATCCTGTGGGCCGCGGTATGGATCGGCGTGGCCGGCGACGCATTCCACCGCGCGCATCAATTCTTCCGCGCCCAGGCACGACAGACCGACGGCGCACCGTCGCCCGCGTCGCGGCGCATCGCCGAATCGCTCGCGCTGATGCAGGCGATGCAGGCCCGCGTCGACAACGTGCTGCGCCTTCATGCGAATCCGGCGTCCCGCTCGTGGTCGGCCGGCATGGCCCGGGCCGCCGAGATCAACACGCTGAAGACCTACGTGTCGACGACCGCGCTGGAAGTCGCGCACCAGGCCATGATGATCTGCGGGATGGCCGGCTACAAGCAGGGCACGCCGTTCAGCATCGGCCGCCACATTCGCGACCTGCATGCGGCGCCGCTGATGATCAGCAACGACCGCATTGCCATCAACACCTCGAACCTGCTGCTCGCGCTGCGTCCTGCGACGCTGGAGAAACATACGTGA